A window of the Trichoderma asperellum chromosome 6, complete sequence genome harbors these coding sequences:
- a CDS encoding uncharacterized protein (MEROPS:MER0002481), which produces MGGQPSKPITAAESEKLILERLRSFKLEEGHCIRPSDEKTEGHYEEQFVREPEGLPVSSLEVWIDSVVKDPKNRLAHAALSSSDPKQALTSRATKIANQHVFNVQIPFEGDPITNQRSSGRCWLFASTNVFRVALMKRHNLESFELSQAYLFYWDKLEKANWFLEQIVQTAKDDIDSRVVQRLLGDLVSDGGQWDMVYNLVEKYGLVPQALYPDSWNAMNSSTLNSIVKTKLREYALKLREVVNGDSVSPSVISGHKIHMIKEIALIMTLLLGQPPKPTEEFTWQFLDKDGKAQQVKTTPKAFAKDIYSSEFRVTSDAIQSMVSLVHDPRHESLRKLTVSRLGNIVGGRDITYVNVEMDTLKSTCVKLLKAGVPVFFGCDVGKFSDRVAGIMDLDLFDYEAGINTSLLGMDKAQRLMTGESAMTHAMVLTAVHVDEKTGKPVRWRVQNSWGTAVGEKGWFVMSDAWMDEFVYQAVVDPRYLSKEVRDVLKQEPIVLPLWDPMGSLA; this is translated from the exons ATGGGTGGCCAGCCGTCCAAGCCGATCACCGCCGCGGAGAGTGAGAAGCTCATATTGGAGCGTCTCCGAAGCTTTAAGCTAGAAGAGGGGCATTGTATCAGGCCCAGTGACGAAAAGACTGAAGGGCACTATGAAGAACAATTCGTTCGAGAACCCGAGGGCTTGCCTGTGTCGTCGCTGGAAGTCTGGATAGATTCCGTGGTGAAGGATCCTAAGAATAG ACTGGCGCATGCCGCCTTGAGCTCGTCTGACCCGAAGCAAGCTCTCACTTCGCGAGCGACCAAGATTGCCAACCAGCACGTCTTCAACGTTCAGATCCCCTTTGAAGGCGACCCCATCACCAACCAGCGGTCTAGCGGGCGCTGCTGGCTCTTCGCCTCGACCAATGTCTTCCGCGTGGCGCTCATGAAGCGCCACAACCTGGAGTCGTTTGAGCTGTCCCAGGCCTATCTCTTCTACTGGGACAAGCTGGAAAAGGCCAACTGGTTCCTTGAGCAGATTGTCCAGACGGCCAAGGACGACATCGACAGCCGCGTCGTGCAGAGACTGCTGGGCGATCTCGTCTCGGACGGCGGCCAGTGGGACATGGTGTACAACTTGGTCGAGAAGTATGGGCTTGTTCCCCAGGCCCTGTACCCGGATAGCTGGAACGCCATGAACTCGAGCACGCTCAACAGCATCGTCAAGACTAAGCTTCGCGAGTACGCGCTCAAACTGCGGGAGGTGGTCAATGGAGATTCTGTCTCGCCCTCGGTCATTAGCGGGCACAAGATCCACATGATTAAGGAGATTGCTCTCATCATGACTCTCCTGCTCGGACAGCCTCCCAAGCCGACCGAGGAGTTCACATGGCAGTTCCTCGACAAGGACGGCAAAGCGCAACAAGTCAAGACAACACCAAAGGCCTTTGCAAAGGACATCTACAGCTCCGAGTTCCGCGTCACATCCGACGCCATCCAGAGCATGGTCTCGCTCGTCCACGACCCGCGCCACGAGTCTCTCCGCAAGCTCACCGTCTCTCGGCTGGGCAACATCGTCGGTGGCCGCGACATCACCTACGTCAACGTCGAGATGGACACGCTCAAGTCAACGTGCgtcaagctgctcaaggcGGGCGTGCCTGTCTTCTTCGGCTGCGACGTGGGCAAGTTTAGCGATCGAGTGGCGGGCATCATGGACCTGGATCTGTTTGACTATGAGGCGGGCATCAACACCAGCCTGCTGGGCATGGACAAGGCGCAGAGGCTGATGACGGGCGAGAGTGCCATGACGCATGCCATGGTGCTGACGGCGGTGCATGTGGATGAGAAGACGGGGAAGCCGGTGAGATGGAGGGTGCAGAATAGCTGGGGCACGGCGGTTGGCGAGAAGGGGTGGTTTGTCATGAGTGATGCGTGGATGGATGAGTTTGTGTACCAGGCTGTTGTAGACCCGAGATATCTCAGCAAGGAGGTGAGGGATGTGTTGAAGCAGGAGCCTATTGTGCTCCCGTTGTGGGATCCTATGGGTTCGTTGGCTTAG
- a CDS encoding uncharacterized protein (EggNog:ENOG41), which translates to MSEESTGDWRLYIFPSTYKDNEAGRPQTQTTTLEEVQITLPQQKPAGREGQFSSLPPSADLVPHRGEHRVEEEIRITREEERHRRPGSRHSERFVKEEFKSIPPPPRDYTETQVKVDSSRRYSNPIDAAEREYRERFRPQPQPQSSTGLELVQVRRPRHHHHHSEKSKGTEFTVEERTTVSRPNFREEIKITEEIRESSPAEKPAKMGYYDDEAAPAAEQQPNTVSIPCHHIRLGDFLMLQGRPCQVIRISTSSATGQYRYLGVDLFTKQLHEESSFIANPAPSVVVQTMLGPVFKQYRVLDMADGYVTAMTETGDVKQGLSVIDQSNLWSRLQQAFESGRGSVRVLVLNDGGRELAVEMKVIHGSRL; encoded by the exons ATGTCCGAGGAGTCCACTGGCGACTGGAGACTCTA CATCTTCCCGTCCACTTACAAGGACAACGAAGCAGGCCGCCCTCAAACCCAGACTACAACTCTCGAGGAGGTTCAAATCACCCTCCCTCAACAAAAGCCAGCCGGACGGGAGGGTcaattctcttctctccccccaAGTGCCGATCTAGTTCCTCATCGTGGTGAACACCGCGTCGAAGAAGAGATCCGTATTACGCGCGAGGAAGAACGCCACCGCCGTCCCGGTTCACGCCACTCTGAACGCTTCGTAAAGGAAGAGTTCAA ATCTATtccacctcctcctcgcgACTACACTGAGACTCAAGTCAAGGTTGACTCTTCTCGCCGCTACTCAAACCCCATTGACGCTGCTGAGCGTGAATACCGAGAACGTTTCCGTCCTCAACCTCAACCCCAGAGCTCTACCGGCCTTGAACTAGTTCAAGTCCGTCGTCCTcgacaccaccaccaccactccgAGAAATCGAAGGGTACCGAGTTCACCGTTGAAGAACGTACCACTGTTTCTCGTCCCAACTTCCGTGAGGAAATCAAGATCACCGAGGAAATTCGCGAGTCTTCTCCCGCCGAAAAACCAGCCAAGATGGGTTACTACGATGATGAGG CCGCCCCTGCCGccgagcagcagcccaaCACTGTCTCCATCCCCTGCCACCACATCCGTCTGGGTGACTTCTTGATGCTCCAGGGCCGACCTTGCCAGGTCATCCGCATCTCGACCTCGTCTGCCACCGGCCAGTACCGCTACCTTGGTGTTGACCTCTTCACCAAGCAGCTGCACGAGGAGTCTTCCTTCATTGCCAACCCCGCCCCCAGCGTTGTTGTCCAGACCATGCTCGGCCCCGTCTTCAAGCAGTACCGTGTCCTCGACATGGCTGACGGCTACGTCACTGCCATGACCGAGACCGGTGATGTCAAGCAGGGCCTGTCCGTCATTGACCAGTCCAACCTGTGGTCTCGTCTCCAGCAGGCTTTCGAGTCTGGCCGCGGCAGCGTCCGTGTCCTCGTTCTCAACGATGGCGGCCGTGAGCTCGCTGTTGAGATGAAGGTCATCCACGGCTCCCGCTTGTAA
- a CDS encoding uncharacterized protein (antiSMASH:Cluster_6.6~EggNog:ENOG41~BUSCO:EOG092D0KJL) — protein sequence MKQRFSSLDVKVIAHELQASLVTLRLANVYDLSSKILLLKFAKPDNKQQLLIENGFRCHLTDFARTTAAAPSAFVARLRKYLKTRRLTAVTQVGTDRILEFQFSDGQYRMFLEFFASGNIILTDADLKILAISRNVGEGEGQEAQQVGLQYSLENRQNYGGIPPLTKERIRDALKSAAEKAEANAGAGTFSGHKAKGKSGGDLRKALAVSITELPPTLVENILQANSFDITAKLADVLDNESLLDALVKHLSEARDIVENITASATCTGYIFAKKKTTSSSDSVEANESQKREGLLYDDFHPFIPHKFKKDSSFEILEFEGYNRTVDEFFSSLEGQKLESRLTGREEAAKKKLEDARHEQSKRIQGLQDAQAMNLRKAAAIEANVERVQEAMDAVNGLLAQGMDWIDIGKLIEREKKRQNPVAEIINLPLKLSENTITLLLAEEEFDEDEDEAEEANPYETDESDSEEGQNEATSTKDIKPAKLLTVDIVLNVSPWSNAREYYEQRRSAAIKEEKTQQQATKALKSTEQKIAEDLKKGLKQEKALLQPIRRQLWFEKFLWFISSDGYLVLGGKDPQQSEILYRRYLRKGDIYCHADIRGAANIVIKNNPNTPDAPIPPATLSQAGSLSVCSSEAWDSKAGMGAWWVNADQVSKSALTGEIMPAGNFIIQGKKNYLPPTQLLLGLGFVFRISEQSKGSHLKHRVQDDRSSTAAEEATAGEDGPEDKEEIDESDVSDDEFSENPSSREKRANPLQGSGNEDEAIDDTADRLSTVNISHQPANDEAAPSTVAATEDGQGEGEDEIDADEEEHGSEGDEVAPSEPATEMSEAPSRISSHSTKASETTKKGAQKRGQKGKAKKIAQKYKDQDEEDRITAEALIGATAGRQRAEAEAVAKAQRQAEMEAMKERRRAQHERKQKEVAEQEEIRRAMMNEGLDVLEPDEAEKATNLDTLVGTPLAGDEIIEVIPVCAPWNALVRFKYKVKMQPGSVKKGKAVKEVLDRLKTDSARKGVIDEAARDKEKMWPREIELIKALKPEEIVNTIPVSKLRVMLAGASGGEKGSSGGGKGKGGGKSQGKGGRGGKGSKK from the exons ATGAAGCAGAGATTTTCGTCATTAGATGTCAAG GTCATTGCGCACGAGCTCCAGGCGAGCTTGGTGACTCTGCGACTCGCGAACGTCTACGACCTATCCTCCAAGATCCTGCTCCTGAAATTTGCCAAGCCCGATAACAAACAGCAACTGCTAATAGAAAATGGATTTCGCTGCCACTTGACCGACTTTGCCCGAACGACTGCCGCCGCTCCATCTGCCTTTGTAGCTCGGCTTCGCAAATATCTCAAGACCAGACGACTGACGGCAGTTACACAAGTGGGGACCGACAGAATCCTCGAATTCCAGTTTAGCGATGGCCAATATCGAATGTTCTTGGAATTCTTTGCG AGCGGAAACATCATTCTTACTGATGCGGATCTTAAGATCCTAGCCATTTCTCGTAATGTTGGTGAGGGAGAGGGGCAAGAGGCGCAGCAAGTTGGGCTGCAGTATTCTCTGGAGAATAGACAAAACTATGGCGGCATTCCCCCGTTGACAAAAGAAAGGATAAGGGATGCTCTCAAATCTGCTGCGGAGAAGGCTGAAGCAAACGCGGGGGCCGGTACTTTTTCTGGACACAAAGCGAAAGGTAAATCTGGTGGCGATTTGCGAAAGGCCTTGGCAGTATCCATAACAGAGCTGCCCCCTACTCTGGTCGAGAATATCTTACAAGCGAATAGCTTTGATATCACCGCTAAACTAGCTGATGTGCTTGATAATGAGTCATTGCTGGATGCATTGGTCAAACATTTATCTGAGGCTCGTGATATTGTTGAGAACATCACCGCATCTGCCACCTGCACGGGTTATATCTTcgccaagaaaaaaacaacatcTTCCAGCGATTCAGTCGAAGCAAATGAGTCTCAAAAGCGCGAAGGGCTGCTTTACGATGACTTCCATCCGTTTATTCCGCACAAGTTCAAGAAGGACTCGTCGTTTGAGATATTAGAATTCGAAGGCTATAACAGAACAGTCGACGAATTTTTCTCATCCTTAGAAGGCCAAAAGTTGGAATCTCGACTTACTGGAAgggaagaagctgccaagaagaagcttgaagATGCTAGGCATGAACAAAGCAAGAGAATCCAAGGTCTACAAGATGCCCAGGCGATGAATCTCCGCAAAGCAGCTGCAATTGAAGCAAACGTAGAGCGTGTGCAAGAGGCCATGGACGCGGTAAATGGTCTTCTCGCTCAAGGCATGGATTGGATAGACATTGGGAAGCTCATtgagcgagagaagaagcgacaaAACCCCGTTGCCGAAATTATCAATCTTCCTCTCAAATTGTCTGAGAACACGATCACTCTCCTTCTCGCAGAGGAAGAGtttgacgaggacgaggacgaggcagaagaagccaacCCGTACGAAACCGATGAGAGCGACTCAGAGGAAGGGCAGAATGAAGCTACTTCAACGAAGGATATTAAGCCTGCCAAGCTTCTCACTGTTGACATTGTCCTCAATGTTAGCCCTTGGAGCAACGCTAGAGAGTATTATGAACAGCGAAGATCAGCTGCtatcaaagaagagaaaacccAGCAACAGGCAACCAAGGCCTTGAAGAGTACGGAACAAAAAATTGCCGAAGATTTGAAAAAAGGTctgaagcaagaaaaagccCTTCTTCAGCCCATTCGGAGGCAATTGTGGTTTGAAAAGTTCCTGTGGTTCATCTCCTCTGATGGCTACTTGGTCCTTGGAGGGAAAGACCCCCAGCAAAGCGAAATACTCTACAGGAGATATCTGCGGAAAGGGGACATTTACTGCCATGCCGATATACGTGGCGCAGCAAATATTGTGATTAAAAACAACCCAAACACGCCAGATGCCCCAATTCCCCCAGCAACTCTGTCTCAGGCAGGATCGCTGTCAGTCTGTTCCTCGGAGGCCTGGGATTCCAAGGCGGGCATGGGCGCTTGGTGGGTCAATGCAGATCAAGTATCCAAATCGGCTTTGACAGGAGAAATTATGCCTGCTGGAAACTTCATTATCcaggggaagaagaattaTCTACCCCCTACTCAACTCCTGCTAGGTTTAGGATTCGTATTCAGAATTAGTGAACAGAGTAAAGGCTCGCATTTAAAGCACCGAGTACAAGACGATCGCTCGTCAACAGCCGCAGAAGAGGCGACCGCTGGCGAAGATGGGCCAGAAGACAAGGAAGAGATTGATGAATCAGATGTCTCGGACGACGAGTTTTCTGAAAACCCTTCTAGCCGTGAAAAACGAGCAAATCCTCTACAAGGCTCtggcaatgaagatgaagccatAGATGACACGGCTGACAGGCTGTCAACAGTGAATATCAGCCATCAGCCTGCAAACGATGAAGCTGCTCCCTCAACTGTAGCTGCCACTGAGGATGggcaaggagagggagaagacgagatagatgcagatgaagaggagcatGGCAGCGAGGGAGACGAAGTAGCACCTTCTGAACCTGCCACCGAAATGTCTGAGGCGCCTAGCAGAATCTCTTCACATTCAACAAAAGCTTCTGAGACAACCAAGAAAGGAGCCCAAAAGCGTggacaaaaaggaaaggcgAAAAAGATTGCCCAAAAATACAAAGAtcaggatgaggaggatcgCATTACAGCAGAAGCCTTGATAGGAGCTACGGCGGGCCGGCAGCGGgctgaagcagaggcagtCGCGAAAGCCCAACGGCAGGCTGAAATGGAAGCTATGAAGGAGCGCCGACGAGCTCAGCATGAGCGTAAGCAAAAGGAAGTTGCAGAACAAGAGGAGATACGCCGCGCTATGATGAACGAAGGCCTCGACGTACTGGAGCCTGACGAAGCTGAAAAAGCGACAAACTTGGACACCTTGGTCGGCACGCCgctggctggagatgagatTATCGAAGTCATTCCCGTCTGTGCGCCTTGGAACGCTCTGGTTCGGTTCAAGTACAAGGTCAAGATGCAGCCTGGTTCtgtgaagaagggcaaagcTGTCAAAGAGGTGCTGGACCGACTGAAGACCGATTCTGCCAGGAAAGGTGTCATTGACGAGGCTGCAAGAGATAAGGAGAAGATGTGGCCGAGAGAGATTGAGCTCATCAAGGCCCTTAAGCCAGAGGAGATTGTCAATACTATCCCGGTCAGCAAACTAAGAGTCATGCTGGCCGGCGCAAGCGGAGGGGAGAAAGGGTCTTCTGGCGGtggcaaaggcaaaggaggaggtaaaagccaaggcaaaggaggTAGAGGAGGTAAAGGCTCCAAGAAGTAG
- a CDS encoding uncharacterized protein (antiSMASH:Cluster_6.6~EggNog:ENOG41), with protein sequence MDHPGATISLASITNPRARSRSRDGRFIDEPKPQRPAYGDSRESSYVYADDELDRRSGRGSGAYLPYPEDDKLIHLPQKYSRRDDDDALAYGQSPSRGHHSSKSHDYGSELRKHSDSDRDSRSHRRSHTLTVDVDPRDRSRSRDRSRSRDGRSGRDRSPQPPTGRMSNLTVNTGPRMASLSLASAPASPLLESYHGTYQNCSPMPSPLLLASRHPGDLPRVVDALSPLSDGEGDTRLNRRARFHDPQDIASRLAQALKGNHRPDVAPVIEILPSLSHEQVMELRAEYKQIVKTGADRKGVNIAKHIRARFKDEDPLLMKACYAVALGQWESEAYWANFWYQGDKTRRELLIESLMGRTNDEIRRIKDSFSDKKYDNSLTKCMKTELKEDKFKKAVLIVLEERRMEEYDYEGRRLPLDYKLIDQDVEDLHKAVKSDKGGETLMITIVVQRSDAHLRAVLKEYEHQYRSNFARDALKKSNNLVGELLAHILNGVINRPVRDALLLQHAITASRKDSLRRELLISRLVRFHWDSFHMQDVKKAYRERYGQDLQDAVRGATSGEWGMFCRELCIARMPNEIRRMENTR encoded by the exons ATGGACCATCCCGGAGCGACCATTTCCCTGGCCTCAATCACCAATCCCAGGGCCAGATCGAGGTCCCGTGACGGGCGCTTCATCGACGAGCCCAAGCCACAGCGGCCTGCGTACGGCGACTCCCGCGAGTCCAGCTACGTGTACGCCGATGATGAGCTGGATCGCAGATCCGGCCGTGGCTCTGGCGCCTATTTGCCATACCCCGAAGACGACAAGCTGATTCACCTGCCCCAAAAGTATAGTCGCcgtgacgacgatgacgccTTGGCTTACGGCCAATCGCCCAGCCGAGGCCATCACAGCTCCAAGTCGCACGACTACGGCAGCGAGCTTAGGAAGCACTCTGACTCCGACCGCGACTCAAGATCGCACCGACGCTCCCACACCTTGACCGTGGATGTTGATCCTCGCGATCGGTCTCGTTCGCGGGACCGCTCACGGTCAAGAGATGGCCGAAGCGGGCGTGATAGGTCTCCCCAGCCGCCTACCGGTCGCATGTCCAACTTGACGGTCAACACCGGGCCTCGAATGGCCTCTCTTTCGCTCGCCTCTGCGCCGGCATCTCCCCTGCTGGAGTCATACCATGGAACATATCAAAACTGCTCGCCCATGCCCTCGCCTTTGTTGCTGGCGTCCAGGCACCCGGGAGATCTCCCAAGAGTCGTGGATGCCCTCTCACCGCTCTCTGACGGTGAAGGCGACACCCGCCTCAACAGGCGAGCTCGCTTCCATGATCCGCAGGACATTGCCTCTCGTCTTGCCCAGGCCCTCAAGGGCAATCACAGACCGGATGTTGCGCCGGTCATTGAAATCCTTCCCAGCCTGTCGCACGAGCAGGTCATGGAGCTCCGCGCCGAGTACAAACAGATTGTAAAGACCGGTGCGGACCGCAAGGGCGTCAACATTGCCAAGCACATTCGCGCCCGCTTCAAGGACGAGGATCCCCTCTTGATGAAGGCGTGCTACGCCGTTGCTCTGGGACAGTGGGAGAGCGAGGCCTACTGGGCCAACTTCTGGTACCAGGGCGACAAGACGCGCCGAGAGCTGCTGATCGAGTCGCTCATGGGCCGGACAAACGACGAGATCCGCCGCATCAAGGATTCCTTCTCGGACAAGAAGTACGACAACAGCCTGACCAAGTGCATGAAGACGGAGCTCAAGGAAGATAAATTCAAAAAGGCCGTCTTGATAGTCTTGGAGGAGCGCCGCATGGAGGAGTACGACTATGAGGGCCGCCGGTTGCCGCTCGACTATAAGCTCATCGATCAGGATGTCGAGGACTTGCACAAGGCGGTCAAGTCTGACAAGGGCGGAGAAACCCTGATGATCACAATTGTCGTGCAGCGCAGCGACGCCCACCTGCGCGCCGTCCTCAAGGAGTACGAACACCAATACCGCAGCAACTTTGCGCGTGACGCTCTCAAGAAGAGCAACAATCTTGTG GGCGAGCTCCTGGCACACATCCTCAACGGTGTCATCAACCGCCCCGTCCGCGACGCCCTCCTCCTGCAGCacgccatcaccgcctccCGCAAGGACTCTCTGCGCCGCGAACTGCTAATCTCGCGCCTCGTGCGCTTCCACTGGGACTCCTTCCACATGCAGGACGTCAAGAAGGCCTATCGCGAGCGCTACGGCCAGGACCTGCAGGACGCCGTGCGCGGCGCCACCAGCGGCGAATGGGGCATGTTCTGCCGCGAGCTGTGCATTGCGCGGATGCCCAACGAGATACGAAGGATGGAGAATACTCGATAA
- a CDS encoding uncharacterized protein (antiSMASH:Cluster_6.6~EggNog:ENOG41) has protein sequence MSRSNTKAPRCVGSPSFAPDEVIQDGPRLKQAQELLAANDLYNASRVLLSLPERDTFTYHAMTSVKLAEVQHVVGLGGINGLHAWYRGEDGTPRDPPPLPDIEAYISIFSPSTATASALKNFETNAKKTSIRSEVASHIAGKRFIHPALATQLTIPKSKKPPSDNPYFDFWAWSCRNLEWCGPCASSERVATSHHVLPIFMHHFGCATPSHESLEVLRILADGRAIADMGSGNGYWTFLLRRYGLTVYPVDNMQSEWRVNWIDDTAIIDGVKWLRKNENGKDMVLLLVYPVVGGGVGGGAEGSFTRGLVSAFQGDTIAVVGTQNMNGYTGFKGMTMDTFMEQEHKEWTKVVQIPLPSFAGKDEALYVFQRGERAPTASSSN, from the exons ATGTCGCGCAGCAACACAAAGGCGCCTCGCTGCGTTGGCAGCCCGTCCTTTGCTCCAGATGAAGTGATCCAAGATGGCCCGCGACTCAAACAGGCGCAAGAGCTACTTGCAGCAAATGATCTGTACAACGCCAGCCGTGTCCTGCTTAGCCTTCCTGAGAGAGATACATTCACGTATCATGCCATGACAAGCGTCAAGCTAGCCGAGGTCCAGCACGTTGTCGGGCTGGGCGGCATCAATGGCCTGCACGCCTGGTATCGTGGTGAAGATGGCACGCCA AGAGACCCTCCACCCCTGCCGGATATCGAGGCATACATCTCTATATTCAGCCCCTCAACTGCCACAGCGTCAGCCCTGAAAAACTTTGAGACCAATGCGAAAAAGACGTCTATCCGCTCCGAGGTTGCGAGCCATATCGCAGGAAAGCGGTTCATCCACCCGGCTCTGGCCACTCAACTAACCATCCCCAAATCAAAGAAGCCGCCGAGTGACAATCCGTACTTTGACTTTTGGGCCTGGTCGTGCCGGAACCTGGAGTGGTGCGGGCCGTGCGCTTCATCGGAGAGAGTAGCAACGAGTCACCATGTGCTCCCTATTTTCATGCACCACTTTGGTTGTGCGACGCCATCGCACGAGAGCTTGGAGGTGTTGAGGATCCTGGCAGACGGCCGAGCCATTGCGGATATGGGCTCGGGTAATGGGTACTGGACGTTTCTGCTGAGGCGGTATGGGCTGACCGTCTATCCGGTGGACAATATGCAGAGCGAGTGGAGAGTCAACTGGATCGACGATACGGCCATTATAGATGGCGTGAAATGGCTACGGAAGAATGAAAATGGCAAAGACATGGTCCTCCTGCTGGTCTATCCCGTCGTCGGAGGGGGCGTCGGAGGAGGCGCCGAGGGCAGCTTTACCAGAGGCCTCGTCAGTGCCTTCCAAGGAGACACCATTGCGGTTGTTGGAACACAGAACATGAACGGTTATACAGGATTCAAGGGCATGACGATGGATACTTTTATGGAGCAGGAGCACAAGGAGTGGACAAAGGTGGTACAGATTCCACTGCCGAGCTTTGCTGGCAAGGACGAGGCGCTGTATGTCTTccagagaggagagagagcgccCACCGCATCGAGCTCAAACTGA
- a CDS encoding uncharacterized protein (antiSMASH:Cluster_6.6~EggNog:ENOG41) codes for MDRYPQNDFQSSSHRTRSPSPTNGATSTASRTGSSSRANHNFTANTNGGDLYHEPTPQYGAASQAPNATDYQQPALKISNLLQNSMAISTENGNGNGNGNLYGHEQSDGVMPPLDLKQDAEKETATGPTEQTKGYSETLKSPQHATGPESIGSPLTHPNGVSMFPDLSAAEQEELSREALDQAEESIIADDTADSIGSVHGDDAGSDAGYDSDTASSASTSVMSSVRDYMYENGRRYHRYREGTYNFPNDDVEQEREDMKHAMVKLLCSQKLHFAPIGDNPQEILDIGTGTGIWSIEMGDKYLSAHILGIDLSPIQPDWLPPNVRFMIDDVESPWLHPRNHFDYIHSRHTVMAVRDWMKLFRRAIEHLKIGGWIELQEIHHTPKSALPDGNGEMPPDHPVTRYWKHVSEGLAALGIDLDTASNGRISDMMQAAGFTNVTERVLHVPIGTWPKNKVLKTVGLYWRTILLDGIQAIALGPLTRGLGWNRDQVEVLLMEVRQAYFDDSKLMYMPFHVIYGQRP; via the exons ATGGATAGATATCCCCAGAATGACTTCCAGAGCTCGTCTCACAGGACAcgctctccttctcccactAATGGCGCGACGAGCACTGCCAGCCGCACGGGCAGCTCTTCCAGGGCGAACCACAACTTCACAGCCAACACCAACGGTGGTGATTTGTATCACGAGCCCACACCTCAATATGGCGCCGCCTCACAGGCTCCTAATGCTACTGATTACCAGCAGCCAGCTTTGAAAATATCAAATCTTTTGCAAAACTCGATGGCCATCTCAACTGaaaatggaaatggaaatggaaatgggAATCTATACGGACATGAACAGAGCGATGGTGTTATGCCTCCTTTGGATCTGAAGCAAGAcgcagagaaagaaacagcGACGGGACCAACAGAACAAACAAAAGGTTATTCAGAAACGCTCAAATCGCCGCAGCACGCGACAGGGCCAGAATCAATAGGCTCTCCCTTGACCCATCCAAATGGCGTCTCTATGTTTCCAGATCTTTCTGCTGCGGAACAGGAGGAACTATCTCGAGAAGCACTTGACCAAGCCGAAGAATCCATCATTGCCGATGATACCGCCGATAGCATCGGATCCGTACATGGCGATGACGCTGGGTCTGATGCCGGCTATGACAGTGACACTGCCAGCTCAGCAAGCACATCTGTCATGTCTTCTGTTCGCGATTATATGTATGAAAATGGCCGACGATACCATCGATATCGCGAAGGCACCTACAACTTCCCCAATGATGACGTGGAGCAAGAGAGGGAGGATATGAAGCACGCCATGGTCAAGCTGCTTTGTAGCCAAAAGTTGCATTTTGCCCCCATCGGTGACAACCCGCAAGAAATTCTCGATATTGGAACTGGGACAGGAATTTGGTCAATTGAAA TGGGAGACAAATACTTAAGCGCCCATATACTTGGAATCGACTTATCGCCTATTCAGCCAGATTGGCTGCCGCCCAATGTTCGATTCATGATAGACGACGTGGAATCGCCGTGGTTGCACCCCCGCAACCACTTCGACTACATCCATTCTCGACATACAGTGATGGCTGTTAGAGATTGGATGAAGCTATTTCGAAGGGCTATCGA ACATCTCAAAATTGGCGGTTGGATTGAGCTCCAAGAAATCCACCACACCCCCAAAAGTGCCCTGCCAGATGGAAATGGCGAGATGCCTCCAGATCATCCTGTTACGCGTTACTGGAAACACGTATCAGAAGGATTAGCAGCCCTTGGCATCGATTTGGATACCGCGTCAAATGGTAGAATATCTGACATGATGCAGGCCGCAGGCTTCACCAATGTTACGGAGCGGGTGCTGCATGTGCCCATCGGGACTTGGCCCAAGAATAAAGTCCTCAAGACGGTCGGCCTCTACTGGCGGACTATCCTTTTGGATGGGATTCAGGCAATTGCTCTGGGGCCGTTGACGCGGGGCCTGGGATGGAATCGAGACCAAGTGGAAGTGCTGCTGATGGAAGTCCGGCAGGCCTATTTTGACGATTCTAAGCTCATGTACATGCCTTTTCATGTTATTTATGGGCAGAGGCCATGA
- a CDS encoding uncharacterized protein (antiSMASH:Cluster_6.6): MRSQSLKFLLPKQCNGTRSVDYWISSMKTRPSATHLRTMAELIAAICRKLHRLAASSVLPQIRRSETGSPEGEEPSPTRQDFKNLPFSQ; encoded by the exons ATGCGGTCACAGTCTCTTAAATT CTTACTCCCCAAGCAATGCAATGGGACAAGAAGCGTGGATTACTGGATAAGCAGTATGAAAACAAG GCCATCAGCAACCCACCTCCGCACAATGGCTGAGCTTATTGCTGCGATTTGCCGCAAACTACACCGCTTGGCGGCGAGTTCAGTTCTCCCGCAAATTCGCAGATCGGA AACAGGCTCACCTGAGGGCGAGGAACCATCACCAACACGACAAGACTTTAAAAACCTTCCCTTCTCTCAG TAA